The genomic interval ACATGCGCTACGCGATGGCGTGGCCTTCAATATCGGCGGCGGATTTCACCACGCCTTCCCCGATCATGGCGAGGGGTTCTGCATGATCCATGATGTCGCGGTGGCGATCCGGCGCATGCAGAAAGACAGCAAGGTTCATCACGTCATGACGGTGGATTGTGACGTCCATCACGGCAATGGCACGGCGGCAATCTTTAACTCTTGGCTTAGCGGTGGAAGCTCGCGCGCCGGTATGGGAAGCCTGCCATCGTCGTTTGCTGCACACACAGAAGTCCTGGTGCAAGGGAAGGGAGGTTCGTTAAAATCCAGCGCGGTCAAATCCGAATCGGATACCGGCAGCGATGTCTTTACCATCTCCCTGCATCAGCAGAACAATTATCCGGCGATCAAGCCGCCATCTTCGATTGACGTAAACCTGCCCGACGGCACTGGAGACGATGACTACCTGCACTGGCTGGATAACGCGCTCAGCTCAGGCCTGCGACAGTTCACGCCCGAGCTGATCTGCTACGTCGCCGGCGCCGACCCTTACCGGGAGGACCAACTCGGCGGACTCGCCCTGACCATCGAAGGCCTAAAAAAGCGCGATGAGCTCGTCTTTCGTGTGGCCCGGGCAAGGCGTATCCCGGTGATGGTGACCTATGCCGGCGGGTATGCGCGCCGGGTGGAGGATACCGTCACCATTCACTGCAATACCGTCGTGGCAGCCAAAGAGATCTTTGCCGAGAAGATCTAACCGCAGAGGGCGCTGAGGAGCGCGGAGGGGAAACCCGTGCCGGGCCGGGGGTGGGGTACTTGCTAGGTAGTGGTGAGGCCCTAAAAACAACGCTGATTGCCGCTTATCCAGCGGGGAAAGTTGAGGTCGGGTGGAGGACTAGCTGAGCAGGTGGATGGAGCGTGGGTGGGCATCAAAAAAACTTACCCGAGGCTAACCGCAGAAGACGCTGAGGATCGCAGAGGTGAGCGCGGCCAGTAGGTGGGGGGGTGGGGTACTACTTGAAGTAGTCTGTTTAGGGGTAAGTCATTGAAATTAAATAACATACAGCCCATTAACAAGTAGTACTCAGTACTCAGTCCGCAGTACTCAGACAACGAATTTTCAAAGACCCAAAAGGGCTATAAAAGCCCAGGCATTCTTGAATGCCTAAACGGAAACACACGTGTGGCACAATGATGGCATACAGTTGCTGAAGAATGAACGGTTTGATATCAGAGTGATATCACTGTTTGGCTAAAACAAAAGCTTGCCGCGGATTTCGCGGACTGCGCAGATTTTTGAAAGCAGCCTCTGGTGACGGTGGGCTACACTAACCTGTAAGAAGATAATCAATCACGGGCCTCTTTCAGCGGCTTTTCGCAGTCAATGAACAAGCGAAGTTTGTAAATTTAATGTAATTTCTTGCCGCAATTTTTCTGTTGAACTTTCTGGCTCACGGATGCATCGAAATCATCTTGAGCTTGCTAGAATAGCAAGGGTTTTGAGGCATCTAAATAAATATGCCGGTGCTCACTTTTGCTCAGGTGGCAAGGCAACGCTCATGATAAGGAACATAAACGGGAACATGGATCTTGGCTATGAACGCGGTTTTCAGTTCTCAGTCAAAACCCAGGTCCCTCGACTCCGCCGCGAAGCGCGGCTGCGCTCGGGATGACAAAAGTTGGAACTAGTAGAAATTGGACCAGCAGAAATTAAGGATGCGAACAGAGCCAAACAAACTCTAACTGCCAAACAAACCCTAACTAAATATGTTTTATCTAACTAAGTATGTTTGAGAATCTCTCCGAAAAACTTCAGCGCGCATTCAAGAACCTTCGCGGACAGGGCAAGCTCACCGAAGAAAACATGGGTGAAGCCCTGCGCGAGATCCGGCTGGCGCTGCTCGAAGCCGACGTCAACGTCAATGTCGTCAAGAAATTTATTGACGAGGTGAAAGCCAAGGCCACCGGCGCCGAGGTCATGACCGCGCTCTCGCCCGCCGAGCAGGTGGTGAAGCTGGTGCGCGACGAGATGGTCGAGCTTCTGGGCAAAGATACGGCCAAGCTTAAGTTTGCCTCGCAGCCACCCACGGTGGTGTTGATGGCAGGTTTGCAGGGTTCCGGTAAGACCACCACCACGGGCAAGCTGGCGGCGTGGTTCAAGAAGGGCGGGCACCGGCCTATGCTGGTCAGCGTGGACGTTTATCGTCCGGCGGCGCGCCAGCAGTTGAAGATCGTTGCGGACGCCATTCCCGCGCACATCTACGAAGGCAAGATTGAGGGCGAAGGCAATACGGCCATGGTCGAACGCCTGGCCAAAGAGGCTCGCCGCGAAGCGATCAATAACGGCTGCGACGTGCTCATTGTGGATACCGCCGGGCGCCTGCATATTGACGATCAACTGATGGACGAAATGCAGTCGCTCAAGAAGCTGCTGAATCCATCGGAGATCCTGTTCGTGGCCGACGCCATGACCGGTCAGGATGCGGTCAAATCGGCCGATGAATTCCATAAGAAGCTCACGCTGACGGGCGTGGTGCTGACCAAGATGGATGGCGACGCCCGCGGGGGCGCGGCACTTTCGATCCGCAACGTCACCGGGCAGCCCATCAAGTTCCTGGGCATTGGCGAAAAATACGATGCGCTTGAACCTTTTCATCCCGACCGCATCGTGGGCCGCATTCTGGGCATGGGCGACATTCTTTCGCTCATCGAGCGCGCGGAAGAGACCATGGACCGGAAGAAATCCGAGGAGTTCGCCAAGAAGGCCCTCACCGGCGACGGATTTTCTCTGGAGGACTTCCGCGACCAGTTGCGCCAGGTGAAAAAGATGGGCTCGCTGCAAAGCATTGTGAAGATGCTGCCCAACGTGGGGCCGTTCCAGGGCCTGCAAAAAGCATCTGACAATATTGACGAGAAGCAACTGGTGCGCACGGAGGCGATCATCAATTCGATGACCGCGCACGAGCGCGATCACCATGAGGTCATCAATGGCAGCCGGCGCAAACGGATCGCCCGCGGCTCTGGAACTTCGGTGCAAGAGGTCAACCAGCTTTTACGGCAATACGCGCAGATGCGCAAGATGTTCAAGAGCATGAGCAAATCAGGCTTCATGCAAAAACGTTTGGCAGGAATCAAACTGCCAGGGATGTAATATTTGCGGATTTTGAGTATTATTCCGTGCGCCAGTGTGACCGTCAGGAGGGCTTTGTTGCCAAATCAAAGTCGTTCAAAGATATATCGGCTGCTTTTGTGCAGTGTCTGCAGTGTGTTGTTGTTTGCCGCTTGTGCCTATGCAAGCGAATTGCTGCCGCCTGCACCGTCACTCGATCACGGATACCAATTGGCCTATAACCTCGACTTTACTTCTGCGCAGCAGGAATTCACTGCCTGGCAAAAAGTCCATCCACAAGATCCGCTTGGTCCGGTTTCGGAAGCTGCCGGCCTATTGTTTTCCGAATTCAGCCGGCTGGGCATCCTGGAGTCACAGCTCTTCACCAAGGATTCCAGCTTTGAAAAGCGCAAGAAGCTGACACCTGATCCCGCGCTCCGGGCACGTTTCCAGGCTGCCTTGCTCCGCGCCGATGCTCTAGCCCAGGCGCAGCTTACGAAAGACCCCAACAACACCGATGCACTCTTCGCGCAGGCGCTCAGCAACGGCTTGCGCGCCGACTATACTGCCCTCATTGAGAAGCGCAATGTGGCTTCGCTGGGATATACCAAGGACGCCAGCGCGGCCGCCAAAAAATTGCTGAAGATTGATCCGGAATATTACGACGCGTATCTGGCCACAGGACTCAACGACTACATTGTCGGCAGCCTTTCCGCGCCGGTGCGCTGGTTCATGCGCATGGGGGGATACGAAGGCGATAAGAAGGCGGGCATCAACGAGTTGAGACTCGCCGCCGAGCATGGCCGCTTCTTCGCACCCTTTGCCCGAATGCTTTTGGCGGTGACCTATTTGCGCGACAAAGACCCGCGTCATGCGCGCGAGTTGCTGTCAGGGTTGCGTGACCAGTTTCCGGCCAATCCGTTGTTTGCCCGCGAGATCGCCCGCCTGGACCATAGCCACACGGGCGGCGGGGAATAAGGCAGCTTCCTACAAAACCCTTACCGCGGATTTCACGGATCAACGCGGATTTTAATCGTTATTCACCACAGATCACATGCGCCTTGGTAGAGGCAAACAGAAAATCAGTTAGCCTGCGAGAACTGTGAGAATTTCTTCCGGCTCCATGCGGCGGGTGTAATCGGCGTGCGCTTCAGCAAACTGGACCTTTCCATCAGGCTCGATGACAAACGTAGCAGGCAGCGGCAGCTCCCAGCTTTCGTCTCCGTTGCAATGCGGCAGATTTACGAAGGTGCGTTTGTATTGCTGTTTTAAATAATCAGGGATGGCATAGACCAATCCGAATTTTCTTGCCACCTGATTGCCGGCATCGCTGAGCAGAGGAAATTTCAGGTGATGCTGTTCGGCAGCAAAGCTGGTCTGCCGCTGGGTTTGCGGCGATACGGCGATGAGAGAAGCTCCTTTGGCCTGAATCTGCGCCCAGACTTGTTGCAGCGCCTCGAGCTGCGCCACACAGTACGGACACCAGCGCCCACGATAAAAGCTGATGACCAAACGGCCGCGGGCGCGAAGCTCCGAAGAGCGTACGAGCTTGCCATTCGCATCCGGCAACTCAAAGTCGGGAGCGGTAGCACCTGCGGGCAGTATCCGTTTCGCAAGGCCTGATTCCTGCAGCTCTGCAATGGCGCGGTCGGTGACGGCCAGATGCTCGGGGCGCAGCAGTTCACGAGTGCGGCTTCGGATTTCATCGAGTTGCGCTTGCAGGGACATGGGTTCATGCTAGCATTGCTTCTTATAAAAACGTTCACCCAGCGCCCAGTTAGCGGCATCTAAAGATTGAGTAATAGGGTAATTGTAAAATCGGGTAATTGAAGGTGC from Terriglobales bacterium carries:
- the ffh gene encoding signal recognition particle protein, producing MFENLSEKLQRAFKNLRGQGKLTEENMGEALREIRLALLEADVNVNVVKKFIDEVKAKATGAEVMTALSPAEQVVKLVRDEMVELLGKDTAKLKFASQPPTVVLMAGLQGSGKTTTTGKLAAWFKKGGHRPMLVSVDVYRPAARQQLKIVADAIPAHIYEGKIEGEGNTAMVERLAKEARREAINNGCDVLIVDTAGRLHIDDQLMDEMQSLKKLLNPSEILFVADAMTGQDAVKSADEFHKKLTLTGVVLTKMDGDARGGAALSIRNVTGQPIKFLGIGEKYDALEPFHPDRIVGRILGMGDILSLIERAEETMDRKKSEEFAKKALTGDGFSLEDFRDQLRQVKKMGSLQSIVKMLPNVGPFQGLQKASDNIDEKQLVRTEAIINSMTAHERDHHEVINGSRRKRIARGSGTSVQEVNQLLRQYAQMRKMFKSMSKSGFMQKRLAGIKLPGM
- a CDS encoding histone deacetylase gives rise to the protein HALRDGVAFNIGGGFHHAFPDHGEGFCMIHDVAVAIRRMQKDSKVHHVMTVDCDVHHGNGTAAIFNSWLSGGSSRAGMGSLPSSFAAHTEVLVQGKGGSLKSSAVKSESDTGSDVFTISLHQQNNYPAIKPPSSIDVNLPDGTGDDDYLHWLDNALSSGLRQFTPELICYVAGADPYREDQLGGLALTIEGLKKRDELVFRVARARRIPVMVTYAGGYARRVEDTVTIHCNTVVAAKEIFAEKI
- a CDS encoding peroxiredoxin-like family protein — its product is MSLQAQLDEIRSRTRELLRPEHLAVTDRAIAELQESGLAKRILPAGATAPDFELPDANGKLVRSSELRARGRLVISFYRGRWCPYCVAQLEALQQVWAQIQAKGASLIAVSPQTQRQTSFAAEQHHLKFPLLSDAGNQVARKFGLVYAIPDYLKQQYKRTFVNLPHCNGDESWELPLPATFVIEPDGKVQFAEAHADYTRRMEPEEILTVLAG